Below is a window of Humulus lupulus chromosome 9, drHumLupu1.1, whole genome shotgun sequence DNA.
TCACTTTTCTTTGTAAATCTCTCCTTTGAAACCGTCCAAGTTTCCAATTATAccacaaaaagaaaaagaaaaaaaaacaaattacagAAAATAAAGaaagagcttcttcatcatcatcatcatcatcttctttctcttcttcccgttattataataataataattattatggaCCAGAGGAAAGGAGACGCCAGAATCTACGTCGTGACAGGGCTCTTCTTCTCCTTCATAATCTCCGGCGGCGTCTTCCTCTGCCTCTACATCGTCCTCCCAGCAACTCAATCACACGAATGGTATCCCATCGTAGGTTTGGTTCTCGTCTCCATTCCCTGGGCTTTTTGGTTCTTCACCTTCGTCTATCGATGTTTcaaattcaatattaataaccaaCAGCCACCTCCTCCGATCAACAACACCAGCAGCCGCCGCTCCTCCAGGGGCGGcggaagcacccgtgagccgaccACGGCGGCGACCACAACAGCCAACACGTCAGCCTCTGACTCCCCAACCGATAATGGTGGCGGCTGTAGTGGTGGTAACGATCATCGGAGGGTGCAGTTTGGGCCGGTTGTCGTGTTGGGAGCTGATCAGAGTGGTGATAATCATCATCATCGTCAAGGCCATGGTGGTGATGAAGCAGTGGAAAATGAACGTTGTGATATTAATAATGATGATGAAGAGAGTAAGAATAGTAATGACGAAAGCGAAATTCCTTTGAGATTATCAGTTTCGTAGGTGTGATTTTTAGCTGATCATCATGATATTGATGTTGTTGACGTGATCACCCTAGCCATGCATGCATGAATTCAATAATGGAATTCAGAGACCTACGTAAGCTGTTAAAAATTTGCATGGGATATAAGGttcttatatatatatgcttTGGTTAATTTGTAATGCAAAGCAAGAGACACAGAGGGAGAAAGTATAGAGAAGAGAAAATATCTTGTGGAATGATTGTGTGTGGCTAGCTTCAATGTGGCTATACACATATCCATGGTAGTCAGAGAtgcttcatttttttttactgtGTGAGTTTCTCTAGAGGCAATTTTATTTCATCTGCTTGATTATAATGTTTGTGTATATATTCATTAATTAGGAGACTTTTATATATGTAGGAAAGAGGTACGAGAACACTTTCttttgtattttaattttaaaatataaccatGTTTTAACTACTTACTATATAATGATGCTATTTGGCATGGATTTTGTACAAATGTGGGTTTCTATTTTCATCAAATTAAGTATTCATCTCCTATATCAAGTGATTTGTTGTATATTAGTAGTTTATTTTGTCTTTTCCTAGCTAGCTCTAgcaataaataattatatttagacCAAATAAATGtacgaaatatatatatatatatatcgattcAAGAAGTAGAATTAATTGTGTTCTCATGAATTGAATGTCCAGTAGTATGTAGTAACTATTTCCTTATTGCCTCTTTTCTCGTGATATTATTAAGAGAATTGTCAAGAGGCACTATTGATGTCCAACACCACAAGTAGTTGACATATTGTTATTAATGTAATCTAATATCGAGTCCcccttatttgaatttaataagtttTATGGAGTATCGCTAACTAATCATGTGGTGCCACCTCATGTAATGTTGGGCACCTTAAAATGCCAAATAGCAAcactatattattaattatatagttttaaaagttattatgagcttttttttcagacttctattctCTCCAATCAAGTGAGACTCTCCTCCCAATATATAGCTTTTCTTTACATGATCAATTCTTGGGTGATGATATTATTTCAATATCTGTATCTGTATGGGACTTTTGCCTTTGTTTTTATTAGTTTTGTGTTGTAGTCTATGCATGGGTGTTAGGATCAAAACTCAAGAGAGATCAGATGAAAGCCAAGCACGAAGAATCTGAACCACAACAACAAAAGTACTTAGTTCGATAGACAAAACGCAATGTGCTTCAATTATCTATATCCAAGATAGGGCAAATTCCTAGTTGATGAATTcactatatattaataaaaattatgatCACTAATGTAATTACAAAGTTACAAGCCATTAACTCAACCCATATATCAAGAAcatttttgaaataaagaaaattacaaacaaACCCAAATCTCTCTCAAAACCTCTCTGTTTTACAAATTCTCTCAAATCAGAAATTGAAATAATACATCACACCTCTTTTACTGTGATTGGCTGGTATTATATCTCAGATTATGTCAAGACAAAGAAAACTACTGTCAAGACAACTGTTTGTCTAGCTAGAATCTAATATGAGGCAATAACCTTTTAATAATCTCCACTTTGCCTCTTATTAACTATGAATTTGATTGAGGCACCCTACAAGGCTACAACCTGAGTTCAATCAAGTTTTAGTCTCAACTTAACACAACTTTAGTTAATAATTCTGCTGGATTTGTCTGATCACCATCAATCTTCTCCACTTCTGTTAAGTTCATGGAGATGATAATTCTAGTAATAAAATGAAGTCTCACATCCCAATGTTTCACCTTTTCATGAAAAATGATATTCTTACACAATTGAATAGAACTTGGGAATTTGAGCTTgaaaatatgcatatatatatatatatattacacctAATTGTCATGAAGTTCCATAGCTACGTCATCAGCGTTCGAGCATGAGTTGTAGGCTCGAAAGCGTCAGTCTCCTCCAAGAGATGAGTTTGACAAACTGATCAAGTAAGGAGGTGGTGACAACTGAAATGGTGAGCTCGAGGCTATGAGTGATCTTGAAAACGCACTGAAGCAATGTTCAAGCTCGAAGACGTGTTAAATGTATACACAGAGAAGTTGTTTGGAAATCCTTATTTCTTTGGGATTAGTTAAAACCGTATATTAAATCTCTACTTTTAtgggatatttatttaaataatgcatttTAATAGCactattattcaaatattcatttgaatTCAAATCTAAATATATGTTGTAACTTTCCCTAAACTTGAGGGAAGATATTCttgtaaccaggtctataaatagcctagaTCTGGTCATTTGCACTCATGCACAATTTTGTACTGAGAAACACTCTGTGAAAATTACTttttcttgaagctttaacgCAGACTTTAATAAAAGCGACTTGTGGACgtagacagattttaactgctgaaccacgcaaatatctctttattttcttttctccTTACATGattgtttaatttctctacataattaagtttatgaaaaatgacgtcaacagtttggtactttcattgaaaGCATTAAGCAATTTTTCTCACCGTTTAGCAAAAAACTTCCCTCTTAGCAACAACAGCTGCCCTGAATATTCTTTGAACCAGTGGGCGACCACTCTCCAAATTCTTGAAGAAAATTCTCAACATACTGAGGAGCATCCTCGAAGGCCTGGCAAATAGCCAGTCATGGATTGGAGTCCCGATGAGGAGAGTGTCTCATCATCTCCCAAAGAACGGCCAGGTCAAAGTTATAGACCTAATGAGTGAGATTATTATAATCGTGAAAGATATGTGCCAACAATTGAGCTCAA
It encodes the following:
- the LOC133799447 gene encoding uncharacterized protein LOC133799447, which codes for MDQRKGDARIYVVTGLFFSFIISGGVFLCLYIVLPATQSHEWYPIVGLVLVSIPWAFWFFTFVYRCFKFNINNQQPPPPINNTSSRRSSRGGGSTREPTTAATTTANTSASDSPTDNGGGCSGGNDHRRVQFGPVVVLGADQSGDNHHHRQGHGGDEAVENERCDINNDDEESKNSNDESEIPLRLSVS